From the genome of Colwellia psychrerythraea 34H, one region includes:
- a CDS encoding M24 family metallopeptidase, whose translation MSIGIGGSSAEIELNKLTDMTADVAPISLGEYQQRISKAQQLMREQNISALYLNAGTNLTYFTGTVWYSSERLVGAILPAQGDLVYIAPWFEVSTLSGFMQVKSEVASWHEHESPYQLVIDVLKKNNCAQGTFAIDESTAFFAVDGMINAAKDQQLSLDFTSSKSITAGCRMIKSASEIALLQRAKDMTMVVHRAVAKILTVGITTSQVTDFINKAHRKLGAPKGSSFCIVLFGQDTAYPHGVKEPKTLDTNDMVLIDTGCLVQGYNSDITRSYVFGEATEKQRAVWLHEKTAQAQGFSAAKISSACEAVDIAARHYLETQGYGPDYQVPGLPHRTGHGVGLDIHEWPYLVRGDKTALAAGMCFSNEPMLCLYGEFGVRLEDHFYMTETGPKWFSEPAHSIDDPFGYEA comes from the coding sequence ATGTCCATTGGTATTGGCGGCTCTTCAGCCGAAATAGAATTAAATAAATTAACCGATATGACAGCTGATGTAGCCCCTATCTCATTAGGTGAATATCAACAACGTATTAGTAAAGCACAACAGCTAATGCGTGAACAAAACATTAGCGCTTTGTATCTCAATGCAGGGACTAATTTAACCTACTTTACCGGTACTGTTTGGTATTCATCAGAGCGATTAGTGGGGGCTATTTTACCTGCTCAAGGTGATTTAGTTTATATCGCTCCTTGGTTTGAAGTAAGTACGTTATCGGGCTTTATGCAAGTCAAATCTGAAGTGGCTAGCTGGCACGAACATGAATCACCTTACCAGCTAGTTATTGATGTATTAAAGAAAAACAATTGCGCACAAGGCACTTTTGCCATTGATGAGTCCACCGCTTTTTTTGCTGTTGACGGTATGATTAACGCTGCGAAAGATCAACAGCTCTCGTTAGATTTCACCAGCAGTAAAAGTATTACCGCGGGCTGTCGCATGATCAAATCAGCGAGTGAAATAGCCTTGTTACAACGTGCTAAAGACATGACCATGGTTGTGCACCGAGCCGTAGCCAAAATATTGACCGTTGGCATCACAACGTCACAAGTCACTGACTTTATCAATAAAGCACATCGTAAACTTGGTGCGCCTAAGGGCTCATCTTTTTGCATCGTTTTATTTGGCCAAGACACCGCCTACCCTCATGGTGTAAAAGAACCTAAAACTCTCGATACTAACGATATGGTGTTAATCGATACCGGTTGTTTAGTGCAGGGATATAACTCAGATATAACCCGTAGTTATGTCTTTGGTGAAGCAACAGAAAAACAACGCGCTGTATGGTTACATGAAAAAACAGCGCAAGCACAAGGTTTTTCTGCGGCAAAAATTTCCTCTGCTTGTGAAGCGGTAGATATTGCTGCTCGCCACTATCTTGAAACGCAAGGTTACGGTCCTGACTACCAAGTTCCAGGGCTTCCGCACCGTACTGGGCATGGTGTTGGTTTAGACATTCATGAGTGGCCATATTTAGTCAGAGGCGATAAAACAGCATTAGCTGCTGGCATGTGTTTTTCTAATGAGCCTATGTTATGTCTTTATGGTGAGTTCGGTGTGCGCTTAGAAGATCATTTCTATATGACAGAGACAGGTCCCAAATGGTTTAGTGAGCCGGCTCATTCAATCGATGATCCTTTTGGCTATGAAGCATAA
- a CDS encoding aldehyde dehydrogenase (NADP(+)) yields MTITGQNLIAGEWSGNTQGGFKAFNAQTHCAIDLEFAEATMLEVNTAVNRANEAFITYSQLSAKKRATFLRTIGAEILALGDELVETACGETGLPAMRIQGERGRTIGQLGLFADLLEAGEYQGVIEQANNDRQPLPKPDTRLGYLPLGVVGVFAASNFPLAFSTAGGDTASALAAGCPVVMKAHAAHPATAELVARAILKAIDICELDRGVFSLIQGKNYAIATQIVTHPLVKAVGFTGSERVGMILQAQIYQRPEPIPFYGELGSINPQFIMPNKLAQDGNEIAQGLVASLMMGQGQFCTSPGVWVVVGSEESENYQTFIASASEALAQQSAGVMLTPAMCASYNDAVAEREALSGVSLLSTGLMGNEQECSASLFATDLATFAKTPLLQEEVFGFSALVVRCEDTTEMMEFVTLLKGNLTASIHGLNSDLAEAKVLSQSLAHKVGRLIYNQMPTGVEVCASMNHGGPFPASTNIRTTSVGSEAITRFRRPICYQNMPAELLPTLLRD; encoded by the coding sequence TGGCTTTAAAGCATTTAATGCCCAAACACATTGTGCTATTGATCTTGAGTTTGCTGAGGCAACAATGCTTGAAGTAAACACCGCGGTCAACCGTGCCAATGAAGCGTTCATTACTTATAGCCAGTTAAGTGCAAAAAAGCGCGCTACTTTCTTACGGACCATTGGGGCTGAAATTCTTGCCTTAGGTGATGAACTTGTTGAAACCGCTTGTGGTGAAACAGGTTTACCAGCAATGCGTATTCAAGGTGAGCGAGGCAGAACAATTGGCCAACTTGGTTTATTTGCTGATTTATTAGAAGCAGGTGAGTATCAAGGCGTTATTGAGCAAGCAAACAATGATCGCCAACCGTTACCAAAGCCAGATACCCGTTTAGGTTATTTACCTTTAGGTGTCGTTGGTGTTTTTGCAGCAAGTAACTTTCCTCTTGCTTTCTCTACTGCTGGTGGTGACACCGCATCGGCATTAGCTGCGGGCTGTCCTGTGGTGATGAAAGCGCACGCCGCACATCCAGCTACCGCTGAATTAGTCGCAAGAGCAATACTCAAAGCGATTGATATTTGCGAATTAGACCGTGGAGTGTTCTCCCTTATTCAAGGTAAAAACTACGCTATTGCTACGCAAATTGTGACTCACCCATTAGTGAAGGCTGTTGGTTTTACGGGCTCTGAACGTGTAGGTATGATTTTACAAGCGCAAATTTATCAACGCCCTGAGCCTATTCCTTTTTATGGCGAGCTTGGCAGTATTAACCCGCAATTTATTATGCCTAATAAATTGGCACAAGATGGCAATGAAATAGCACAAGGCCTAGTTGCTTCATTAATGATGGGACAAGGACAATTTTGTACCAGCCCTGGGGTTTGGGTGGTCGTAGGTAGTGAAGAAAGTGAAAATTACCAAACTTTTATCGCCTCAGCAAGTGAAGCGTTAGCACAACAATCTGCTGGTGTTATGTTAACGCCTGCCATGTGTGCCAGCTATAACGATGCTGTTGCAGAGCGTGAAGCGCTGAGCGGTGTTAGTTTGCTATCAACAGGCCTTATGGGAAATGAGCAAGAGTGTTCAGCGTCTTTATTTGCCACCGATCTTGCTACATTCGCTAAAACGCCATTATTACAAGAAGAAGTGTTTGGCTTTAGTGCTTTGGTTGTTCGCTGTGAAGATACGACTGAAATGATGGAGTTTGTAACATTACTTAAAGGTAATTTAACCGCCAGTATTCATGGTTTGAATAGTGATTTAGCTGAAGCCAAAGTGCTGAGTCAAAGTCTTGCCCATAAAGTAGGACGCTTGATTTACAATCAAATGCCTACAGGTGTTGAAGTGTGCGCCTCAATGAATCACGGTGGTCCGTTCCCAGCATCAACTAATATCAGAACAACGTCAGTGGGCAGTGAAGCCATTACTCGTTTTAGACGTCCTATCTGTTATCAAAATATGCCGGCAGAGTTGTTACCGACCTTGTTGAGAGATTAA
- a CDS encoding MFS transporter, which produces MSQTKRSPFQRSFYVANTMEIFERLAWYGMYTLLASYIMTPSSQGGLGLGNTERGLIMGVVPFFLYLFPVISGALADRFGYRKMFLLSFILMAPSYYFLGYAKDLTSFMSIFMLIALGAGIFKPVVTATISRTTDDTNRGLGFGIFYMMVNIGGFLGPVLAPIIQKHYGWQWVFIFACIWISVNFIPALFFYKEPERHAKNKTLKQVFQEMQQVLGNFRLALLVVPLLVLLVAFYAGFIGAQSTLLIVIFLVISAAVWDITVAKYSAPNSNKVTEHDLLAPVSLPWYLQKMRIGNKPFMIYLLILTGFWTVYMQIFVTLPVYIRDFVDSSDLVSILHSLSPWLHDVLTSVNIDILSGEISRLAEYYREVDIGQSPMALQEVIRTFSALDVRIPEHEIIHSFAQLNQMQLVTDPSAEALSKNLAIQWSTQYRQMNPATILSIDFLMIIIFQIAISHVVDKFKALPALIVGTAILSVSMLMQGFAHGLIFGGLFVCCGVMVFAVGEMISAPKSQEYVASFAPKDKAAMFMGYYFVSMALGNLFAGLLSGWLYGYFASQLSRPEWMWAIIACLGFVTCIAFYFFNKHFISDIQKQQLAQKEQSLSVA; this is translated from the coding sequence GTGAGCCAAACTAAACGAAGTCCTTTTCAGCGATCCTTTTATGTAGCCAATACCATGGAGATTTTTGAGCGACTTGCTTGGTATGGCATGTATACACTACTTGCTAGTTATATTATGACGCCAAGTTCTCAAGGCGGCTTAGGTTTAGGTAATACTGAGCGTGGCTTGATTATGGGCGTGGTGCCTTTCTTTCTTTATCTTTTTCCTGTCATTTCTGGCGCATTAGCAGACAGATTTGGCTATCGAAAAATGTTCTTATTGTCTTTTATTTTAATGGCGCCGAGTTATTATTTCTTAGGTTACGCCAAAGATTTAACAAGCTTTATGAGCATATTCATGTTGATAGCGCTTGGCGCTGGAATCTTTAAACCAGTAGTCACCGCAACCATTAGCCGAACAACGGATGATACTAACCGCGGTTTAGGCTTTGGTATTTTTTATATGATGGTTAATATTGGCGGCTTTCTAGGCCCAGTATTAGCGCCGATAATTCAAAAGCATTATGGCTGGCAATGGGTGTTCATTTTTGCCTGTATTTGGATTTCGGTAAATTTTATTCCAGCGTTATTTTTCTATAAAGAGCCTGAACGTCATGCAAAAAACAAAACTCTGAAACAAGTCTTTCAAGAAATGCAGCAGGTACTTGGTAATTTCCGTTTAGCCTTATTAGTCGTTCCTTTATTGGTGCTGTTAGTGGCTTTTTATGCGGGTTTTATTGGCGCACAAAGTACGCTGTTAATTGTTATCTTTCTGGTGATCAGTGCTGCTGTTTGGGATATTACTGTGGCGAAATATAGTGCCCCAAATAGCAATAAAGTCACTGAACATGACTTGTTAGCGCCAGTAAGTTTGCCATGGTATTTACAAAAAATGCGTATTGGTAATAAACCTTTTATGATCTATTTGCTTATTTTGACAGGGTTTTGGACTGTCTATATGCAAATTTTCGTTACCTTACCTGTCTACATTCGAGATTTTGTCGATAGTTCAGATTTAGTCTCAATTCTTCATTCTCTTAGTCCTTGGTTACATGATGTTTTAACGTCAGTTAATATTGACATACTATCGGGGGAAATCTCACGATTAGCTGAGTATTATCGAGAGGTCGATATCGGCCAAAGTCCTATGGCTTTACAAGAGGTAATACGCACGTTTTCCGCACTCGATGTACGTATTCCTGAGCATGAAATTATCCATAGTTTTGCTCAACTAAATCAAATGCAGTTAGTAACGGACCCAAGTGCAGAAGCATTAAGCAAAAACTTAGCGATTCAGTGGTCGACGCAATATCGTCAAATGAATCCCGCGACTATTTTAAGCATCGATTTTTTAATGATTATTATTTTTCAAATTGCTATCAGCCACGTTGTTGATAAGTTTAAAGCCTTGCCGGCGTTGATTGTCGGTACCGCCATTTTATCCGTTTCTATGTTAATGCAGGGCTTTGCCCACGGCTTGATCTTTGGCGGATTGTTTGTGTGTTGTGGGGTTATGGTATTTGCCGTTGGCGAGATGATTTCAGCACCTAAAAGCCAAGAATACGTGGCAAGCTTTGCCCCTAAAGATAAAGCGGCCATGTTCATGGGCTACTACTTTGTTTCTATGGCATTAGGTAATTTATTTGCTGGCTTACTTTCAGGTTGGTTATATGGCTATTTTGCCAGCCAATTATCACGTCCTGAATGGATGTGGGCCATTATTGCCTGTCTAGGTTTTGTGACTTGTATCGCTTTTTATTTTTTTAATAAGCACTTTATTAGCGATATACAAAAACAGCAGTTAGCACAAAAAGAGCAGTCATTATCGGTCGCTTAA
- a CDS encoding LysR family transcriptional regulator: MSMLTRLHYFNCVVETGSISKASRIFDVQPSSISRQLTALEKELGVLLLKRTSRNIGLTEAGQTYYKYSQKIVSDLDEARCAVNDLQQKPKGNLKVSMAVGFAECCILPMIPTFTKLYPEINLELEMTGRVVDLVEENVDVAIRTGRLRDSNLIALKLTSNNFLLCASPQYITEHGTPKSPFNLTDFECIRYEYAGWRDWYLMNDKPTKLTIKSGLTVRSINGQKQLILNHAGLALMPKWSVINELDNGTLVQVLEQNIFSPYESMSSTYAIYLKRELISPKVRVFIDFIKDHIDYNS; this comes from the coding sequence ATGAGCATGTTAACACGACTCCACTACTTTAATTGTGTAGTAGAGACTGGCAGTATTTCAAAGGCAAGTCGAATATTTGATGTGCAACCTTCATCAATATCAAGACAGTTAACAGCTCTTGAGAAAGAGCTAGGGGTATTATTACTCAAGAGAACAAGCCGAAATATTGGTCTTACTGAAGCAGGACAAACCTACTACAAGTACTCACAAAAAATAGTCTCAGATCTTGATGAAGCAAGATGCGCGGTGAACGACTTGCAGCAAAAACCCAAAGGGAACTTAAAAGTCAGTATGGCAGTTGGTTTTGCTGAGTGCTGTATTTTACCCATGATTCCTACTTTTACTAAATTATACCCAGAAATAAACTTAGAATTAGAAATGACAGGTCGAGTTGTTGATTTAGTAGAAGAGAATGTCGATGTCGCAATCAGAACGGGTCGCCTGCGAGACTCTAATTTAATTGCTCTTAAATTAACGAGCAATAATTTTTTGTTATGCGCTAGCCCACAGTACATTACTGAGCACGGGACCCCAAAATCACCTTTTAATCTGACTGATTTTGAGTGTATTCGTTATGAATACGCTGGTTGGCGTGATTGGTATCTTATGAACGATAAGCCTACAAAATTAACGATAAAAAGTGGGTTAACTGTTCGTTCAATAAATGGTCAAAAACAATTGATTTTGAATCATGCGGGCCTTGCTTTAATGCCAAAATGGTCAGTAATCAATGAACTTGATAATGGCACACTAGTACAGGTACTCGAGCAAAATATATTTAGTCCGTATGAAAGTATGAGTTCAACCTATGCAATTTATTTAAAGCGAGAACTTATCTCACCAAAAGTAAGAGTGTTTATAGATTTTATTAAGGATCATATTGATTACAATTCGTAA
- a CDS encoding M24 family metallopeptidase, with amino-acid sequence MNLTRLREKILNKSHSAMLIFSDINISYLSTFTGHAATILLTSKGNYLLTDYRYFEQAKTQASHFNVICRDRANQSLASLIEDLLFQDDCQSLSFESEHISVMQWQQIHQQISQLTKLSQIEAVSGAVEALRFIKSTSEISSIEQAAKIADTALAAMLNSVKAGVTERELAIELDYQMAKLGSEEVSFATILLFGERSALPHGIPSDKQLKLGDIILIDFGAVVNGYRSDMTRTFVFGQASAEQKHIYQLVQSAQQAAIDAVYEGVLGSHLYQQSANILLNSEYKKYAGEGLGHGVGLVLHEQPFIGPDCHTTIEKGCVITIEPGIYIPGWGGIRIEDDVVLTDEGLKILTKSPKGLIEL; translated from the coding sequence ATGAACTTAACAAGATTACGAGAGAAAATATTAAACAAGTCTCACAGTGCCATGTTGATCTTTAGTGATATCAATATCAGTTACCTTTCAACTTTTACTGGCCATGCAGCGACCATTTTATTGACCAGCAAAGGCAACTATTTACTGACTGATTACCGTTACTTTGAGCAAGCCAAAACACAAGCCAGCCACTTTAACGTTATTTGCCGAGATAGAGCCAATCAAAGTTTAGCTTCGCTGATTGAAGACTTGTTATTTCAAGATGATTGTCAAAGCCTTAGTTTTGAAAGTGAACATATTAGTGTGATGCAATGGCAACAGATTCATCAACAGATCAGCCAATTAACGAAGTTGAGCCAAATAGAAGCTGTTAGTGGCGCCGTTGAAGCACTACGATTTATTAAATCGACCAGTGAAATTTCTTCGATTGAGCAAGCAGCAAAAATAGCAGACACAGCTTTAGCTGCCATGCTTAATTCAGTTAAAGCGGGTGTTACTGAGCGAGAACTGGCCATTGAACTAGATTATCAAATGGCGAAACTTGGCTCAGAAGAAGTATCTTTTGCCACCATTTTATTATTTGGTGAGCGCAGTGCTTTGCCTCACGGTATTCCGTCAGACAAGCAATTAAAGCTTGGTGATATCATCTTAATTGATTTTGGCGCTGTGGTTAATGGTTATCGCTCAGATATGACACGTACCTTTGTTTTTGGTCAAGCAAGTGCAGAGCAAAAACATATCTATCAATTGGTGCAATCAGCACAGCAAGCGGCAATTGATGCAGTTTATGAAGGTGTATTAGGCAGTCATTTATATCAACAATCAGCAAACATATTACTCAACAGTGAATATAAAAAATACGCAGGAGAAGGCTTAGGACATGGAGTAGGTTTAGTGTTACATGAACAACCATTCATTGGACCTGACTGTCATACGACTATTGAGAAAGGTTGCGTTATTACCATCGAACCGGGTATTTACATTCCTGGTTGGGGTGGTATACGCATAGAAGATGATGTGGTGTTAACTGATGAGGGTTTAAAAATACTGACTAAATCGCCTAAGGGGTTGATTGAACTCTAG
- a CDS encoding collagenase, whose product MKNAKPPLITVLSCSFALAAYFIADSSMANETPAAVVQNKATAIEQLAGVEQVLKQVHHCNNSITLRSQALSRDKVRKACKELIAQEDKFHQTFNTRNKPVRDDHNISLRANFYSSNAEYVKYATEHFTMPTNNGGMYLEGYPERPGNHAEFVAYERNGGLWNLSHEYIHYLDGRFNRYGDYCNGLHDDHAGPEFCPTPNSSYPHGVWWSEGVAEYIAWGKNNPKAIIVASSKTYPLSELFNTSYNQNNGSDRVYRWGYLAVRFMMENHRDKVEESLALSRRGDWAGYQALMRSWSTSMDQQWFTWLDSLVEEKNNAGKATT is encoded by the coding sequence ATGAAGAATGCTAAACCCCCACTAATTACTGTTTTAAGTTGTAGTTTCGCTTTGGCTGCCTACTTTATTGCGGATTCATCGATGGCAAATGAGACTCCTGCTGCTGTTGTACAGAACAAAGCAACGGCCATTGAACAACTGGCTGGTGTTGAACAGGTACTTAAGCAAGTACACCATTGCAACAACTCGATTACTCTCCGCTCACAAGCATTGTCTCGTGATAAAGTGAGAAAGGCCTGCAAGGAGCTTATCGCCCAAGAGGATAAGTTTCATCAAACTTTCAATACCCGCAATAAACCTGTTCGTGATGATCATAACATTAGCCTACGCGCGAACTTTTATAGTTCAAATGCAGAATACGTAAAATATGCCACTGAACATTTTACTATGCCTACTAATAATGGCGGCATGTACTTAGAAGGCTACCCAGAGAGACCAGGTAACCACGCTGAGTTTGTCGCCTACGAGCGTAATGGGGGTTTATGGAATTTATCCCATGAATATATTCATTATCTCGATGGTCGTTTTAATCGCTATGGTGATTATTGTAACGGTTTACATGATGATCATGCTGGCCCTGAGTTTTGCCCTACACCTAACTCATCATATCCGCACGGCGTTTGGTGGTCCGAAGGGGTTGCTGAATATATTGCTTGGGGTAAAAACAATCCAAAAGCAATAATAGTAGCAAGCAGTAAAACGTATCCGTTAAGTGAACTATTTAACACTAGCTACAATCAAAATAATGGTAGCGATCGTGTTTATCGTTGGGGATATTTAGCAGTACGCTTTATGATGGAAAACCATCGCGATAAAGTCGAAGAGAGCTTGGCATTATCTCGCCGAGGTGATTGGGCTGGATATCAAGCATTAATGCGTTCTTGGTCAACATCAATGGATCAACAATGGTTTACTTGGTTAGACAGTCTTGTTGAAGAAAAAAACAATGCGGGCAAAGCGACTACATAA
- a CDS encoding ornithine cyclodeaminase family protein gives MKIISAEQVHQNLNFEELIPLLKQSFSRPFSMPQRQVYSLAPEQSENHDAFALLPSWNEEVIGNKAFTYFPDNAKKHDLPGLFSKIMLFKRQTGEPLALVDGTSVTYWRTAAISALASQLLSRKNSQHLMLFGTGNLASYLVKAHLTVRDIKQVTLWGRNAKKVSKLIADFSILYPAVTFKTSVDVNAEVASADIICCATGAKTPLFDGNSVSAGCHIDCLGNHMTDARECDTTTILRARVFVDSLTNTLNEAGELLIPMAEDAFNKDEIVGELADMCKTPSMLRQSSDEITLFKSVGTAISDLVAAHSVVEKLAD, from the coding sequence ATGAAAATTATTAGCGCCGAACAAGTCCACCAAAACCTAAACTTTGAAGAGTTGATCCCTTTACTAAAACAGAGTTTTAGTCGCCCATTTAGTATGCCTCAGCGTCAGGTTTACTCACTAGCGCCTGAGCAAAGTGAAAATCATGATGCGTTTGCCTTATTACCTTCATGGAATGAAGAAGTGATTGGTAATAAAGCTTTCACTTACTTTCCTGACAACGCGAAAAAGCATGATTTACCGGGTTTGTTTTCGAAAATAATGCTGTTTAAACGCCAAACAGGTGAGCCGTTAGCACTGGTTGATGGCACCAGTGTTACGTATTGGCGAACAGCAGCTATTTCAGCATTAGCCAGCCAATTACTTTCTCGAAAAAATAGCCAACATCTGATGTTATTTGGTACCGGAAATCTAGCAAGTTATTTAGTAAAAGCGCATTTAACTGTGCGAGATATTAAGCAAGTTACTCTGTGGGGACGTAATGCAAAAAAAGTTAGCAAACTGATTGCAGACTTTAGTATTTTGTATCCAGCTGTTACGTTTAAAACCAGTGTTGATGTCAATGCTGAGGTAGCAAGTGCTGATATTATTTGCTGTGCAACGGGGGCAAAAACACCTCTTTTTGATGGGAATAGCGTGAGTGCAGGTTGTCATATTGATTGCTTAGGTAATCACATGACTGATGCGCGTGAATGCGATACAACAACAATATTACGCGCTAGGGTATTTGTTGATAGTTTAACGAATACCTTAAATGAAGCGGGTGAATTACTTATCCCTATGGCAGAAGATGCTTTTAACAAGGATGAGATTGTAGGCGAATTAGCTGACATGTGTAAAACGCCATCAATGCTGCGCCAATCAAGCGATGAAATAACGTTATTTAAGTCTGTGGGCACAGCGATTAGTGATTTAGTAGCGGCACATAGCGTAGTAGAAAAGTTAGCAGATTAA
- a CDS encoding proline racemase family protein, which translates to MTKNIAQAAVKFEQWQPKIEQESYLTINSLECHTGGEPLRIITSGFPVLKGNTILAKANDCKQNYDQLRRALMFEPRGHADMYGAIITDAERDDSHFGAVFIHNEGYSSMCGHAVIALTKTAVESGVVARTGDVTQVVIDVPCGQIYAMAYSHNNVVKHVSFQCVPSFVYAKDQQVEVDGIGMVQFDIAYGGAFYAYVQASSLGLSLVPEQQEKLIAYGRKIKQAIIPQFEINHPTTAELSFLYGVIFIDDSPNQDVHSRNVCIFADGELDRSPTGSGVSGRIALHHAKQQIVLNETITIESILASSFSVRAIETVCFAGFDAVIPEVTGDAYVCGKGQWFINAEDPLKYGFLLR; encoded by the coding sequence ATGACAAAAAATATAGCGCAAGCAGCTGTAAAATTTGAACAATGGCAGCCAAAAATTGAGCAAGAAAGTTATTTAACCATTAATTCCCTTGAGTGCCATACCGGTGGTGAGCCATTGCGTATTATCACCAGTGGTTTTCCTGTATTAAAAGGCAATACCATTTTGGCAAAAGCAAATGATTGTAAGCAAAACTATGATCAACTTCGTCGAGCATTGATGTTTGAGCCTCGGGGGCATGCTGATATGTATGGCGCTATTATTACTGACGCTGAGCGAGACGATAGCCACTTTGGTGCTGTGTTTATTCATAACGAAGGTTATAGCAGTATGTGTGGTCATGCAGTTATAGCTTTGACAAAAACTGCGGTAGAGTCAGGTGTAGTTGCCAGAACAGGCGATGTTACTCAAGTTGTTATCGATGTACCTTGTGGACAGATTTACGCAATGGCTTATAGCCACAATAATGTAGTGAAACACGTTAGCTTTCAATGCGTACCTTCATTTGTTTATGCCAAAGATCAACAGGTTGAGGTTGATGGCATTGGCATGGTTCAGTTTGATATTGCTTACGGTGGTGCTTTTTATGCTTATGTACAAGCCTCTTCTCTTGGTTTGTCATTGGTGCCTGAGCAACAAGAAAAGCTCATAGCGTATGGCCGAAAAATCAAACAAGCCATTATTCCTCAGTTTGAAATTAATCATCCAACGACCGCAGAATTGAGTTTTTTATATGGCGTTATTTTTATTGATGACTCACCGAATCAAGATGTGCATTCACGCAATGTCTGTATTTTTGCTGATGGCGAATTAGATAGGAGTCCTACTGGCAGTGGGGTTAGTGGACGTATCGCTTTGCATCATGCCAAACAGCAAATAGTTTTAAATGAAACGATTACCATAGAGAGCATTTTAGCGAGTTCGTTTAGTGTCCGAGCTATTGAAACAGTATGCTTTGCCGGTTTTGATGCGGTGATTCCTGAGGTAACAGGCGATGCCTATGTCTGTGGTAAAGGCCAGTGGTTTATTAACGCTGAAGATCCGTTGAAATATGGTTTTTTATTAAGATAA